A genomic stretch from Solanum stenotomum isolate F172 chromosome 8, ASM1918654v1, whole genome shotgun sequence includes:
- the LOC125872328 gene encoding DCD domain-containing protein NRP-like: MLDQAFLPIIDSAGVSASVASPAPASSVCRAASQDKEKDEEAFMDLSGFIFLCNRETKLDCFRFRVFGVGSNKKEMVEKIKPGTKIFLFDIKLRLLYGVYEATSTGGINLEAHAFGGKFPAQVTHMCCQLYKIPNCY; the protein is encoded by the exons ATGCTGGATCAAGCTTTTCTCCCTATTATTGACTCAGCAGGAGTCTCCGCTTCTGTTGCTTCTCCAGCTCCTGCATCTAGTGTTTGTAGAGCTGCCTCACAAGACAAAGAGAAAGACGAGGAAGCTTTCATGGACCTTTCTGGTTTTATATTTTTGTGCAATAGAGAGACAAAACTCGATTGTTTCAGATTTCGTGTTTTTGGGGTTGGttcaaataaaaaggaaatggtAGAAAAGATTAAAC cTGGAACAAAGATCTTCCTCTTTGATATTAAGTTGAGGCTCTTGTATGGTGTATATGAGGCAACATCCACTGGAGGAATAAACTTGGAAGCACATGCTTTTGGAGGCAAATTTCCAGCACAGGTAACTCATATGTGTTGTCAGTTATATAAAATACCCAATTGTTATTAG